A window of Cryptomeria japonica chromosome 3, Sugi_1.0, whole genome shotgun sequence contains these coding sequences:
- the LOC131066816 gene encoding uncharacterized protein LOC131066816: protein MTQTKFYERFLQKFPQIRISQRFFEMAKPFYIKINHVRTTCCCRMHIEFSMHYDIFHHICSTLHTNNVLQECNIQAPPKSIRYFISSVLCNRHDGFIYYKMPCLEGSYAICGGLQHLPRCIHLESTHEIGTKLVSFRKYKTTTYGVKDGKDLKRCELVKNDICVAEFIKIFQEKLVYEYIMHTHRARWLDEQFKLCKDTFPLGTIVSIVDFAENYALQPQNQMQSMYYHSTQVSIFIHIAFMHASDSTKEDRKVVREYHFYISDDHTYSSEFVQGYFKFFYYSLRERNIRYNRHLIWSDMHCKIQECKDVLLVEKDAYEKWCTTFLEFH from the coding sequence atgactcaaactaaattttatgaaagattccttcaaaagtttcctcaaataagaatttctcaaagattttttgaaatggcaaaacctttttatattaagattaatcatgtacgcaccacgtgttgttgtaggatgcatattgaattttccatgcactatgatatttttcatcatatttgttctactttgcacactaacaatgttttgcaggaatgcaatatacaagcacctcctaagtcgataagatattttatttcaagtgtgctatgtaatagacatgatggtttcatttattataagatgccttgtttggaaggttcttatgctatatgtggtggtttgcaacatttaccaagatgcatacatttggagagcacacatgaaattggtacaaaactagtttctttcagaaaatacaagacaaccacatatggagttaaagatggaaaagatttgaagagatgtgagctagtgaaaaatgatatatgtgtagctgaatttataaaaatatttcaggagaaactagtttatgagtacataatgcatacacatagagctcgatggttagatgagcaattcaagttatgtaaggacacatttcctcttggcaccattgtctctatcgttgatttcgctgaaaattatgcactacaacctcaaaatcaaatgcaatctatgtattatcactctacacaagtttctatttttatacacatagcattcatgcatgcaagtgatagcacaaaggaggatagaaaggttgtaagagagtatcacttctacataagtgatgatcatacttattcatcggagtttgtacaaggatactttaaatttttctattatagtttaagggaaaggaacatacgatacaaccgacacttaatatggtcagatatgCACTGcaaaattcaagaatgcaaggatgttttattggttgagaaggatgcatatgaaaagtggtgtacaacatttttagaatttcactaa